Proteins encoded in a region of the Clostridium beijerinckii genome:
- a CDS encoding ComF family protein translates to MGKAFNRIIKSILEGLIEVIYPRESYCIICKEDNCFGICEHCRKSIKTIADSYQDEIISYGYYGGVLKDLILKFKYKSNFTAGDILAEFLEEYIIRNLKYQEYVITYIPLSKKSKKIRGFNQCEYIAKKIAKDLSIEVLEILIKDKETKEQKRLKKDERYENIKDAFKIKKGLEIRKYNIILVDDVTTTGATLKEAYKLLRKYQVKDIKLLTLAKSHI, encoded by the coding sequence ATGGGAAAAGCGTTTAATAGAATTATAAAAAGTATATTAGAAGGATTAATTGAAGTAATATATCCAAGAGAAAGTTATTGCATTATATGTAAAGAAGATAACTGCTTTGGTATATGTGAGCACTGTAGGAAAAGTATAAAAACAATAGCAGATTCATATCAAGATGAAATAATAAGTTATGGGTATTATGGAGGCGTATTAAAAGATTTAATACTTAAATTTAAATATAAAAGCAATTTTACAGCAGGAGATATATTAGCAGAATTTTTAGAAGAATATATTATAAGAAACTTGAAATATCAGGAGTATGTAATAACTTATATACCACTATCAAAAAAATCTAAAAAGATTAGGGGATTTAATCAGTGTGAGTATATAGCGAAGAAAATAGCTAAGGATTTATCAATTGAAGTTCTAGAAATTTTGATAAAGGATAAGGAAACAAAAGAACAGAAAAGATTAAAGAAGGACGAAAGATATGAGAATATAAAGGATGCTTTCAAAATAAAAAAAGGATTAGAAATTAGGAAATATAATATTATATTGGTAGATGATGTAACAACTACAGGTGCAACTCTTAAAGAAGCTTATAAATTATTAAGAAAATATCAAGTAAAAGACATAAAACTCTTGACCTTAGCTAAAAGTCATATATAA
- the hpf gene encoding ribosome hibernation-promoting factor, HPF/YfiA family — protein MKVTVIAKNMELTDALKEIVQKKISKLEKYFEMNVEAKATLSVQKNRHKIEVMIPFNGVVLRGEESTSDMYKSLDLVEDKLERQIRKQKTRLSRKHSGSLRFGEINNIDIKPSEEEEGKLVKVKKFGVKPMNSEEAILQMDLLGHNFFVYQDADSSKVNVIYKRKDGDYGLLEPEFI, from the coding sequence ATGAAAGTCACAGTTATAGCAAAAAATATGGAACTAACAGATGCGCTAAAAGAAATAGTGCAAAAAAAGATAAGCAAATTGGAAAAGTATTTTGAAATGAATGTAGAAGCTAAGGCTACACTAAGTGTTCAAAAAAATAGACATAAAATAGAAGTTATGATCCCTTTTAATGGAGTAGTATTAAGAGGCGAAGAATCAACTTCCGATATGTATAAATCTCTTGACTTAGTGGAAGATAAATTAGAAAGACAAATTAGAAAACAAAAAACTAGATTATCTAGAAAACATAGTGGGTCATTGAGATTTGGAGAAATAAATAATATAGATATTAAGCCATCAGAAGAGGAAGAAGGTAAATTGGTTAAGGTAAAGAAATTTGGGGTAAAACCAATGAATTCTGAAGAGGCAATTCTTCAAATGGATTTATTAGGACATAATTTCTTTGTATATCAAGATGCAGATAGTAGTAAAGTAAATGTAATTTATAAGAGAAAAGATGGGGATTATGGTTTGTTAGAACCAGAATTCATATAA
- the secA gene encoding preprotein translocase subunit SecA, whose protein sequence is MGLLNAVFGTYSEREVKRLKPTIQKINDLDEELQKLSDEELKAKTPAFKERLANGETLDDILPEAFAVVREASKRVLGMKHYDEQLMGGMILHQGRISEMKTGEGKTLVATLPAYLNGLSGNGVHIVTVNDYLAKRDAEQMGELYGFLGLTTGVIVHELNNDQRRESYASDITYGTNNEFGFDYLRDNMVIYKEERVQRPLNFAIVDEVDSILIDEARTPLIISGQGEKSTEFYKVADYFAKKLVAEKDFTRDEKANAVMLTDEGVRKAEVTFKVANYADAENIELQHYVTQALKANFAMRRDKDYMVKDGEVIIVDEFTGRLMEGRRYSDGLHQAIEAKEGVKIARESKTLATITFQNYFRMYKKLSGMTGTALTEENEFREIYGLDVIVIPTHRPIARKDNPDLVFSTELGKIKAVASEVEKAHAKGQPVLVGTVSIEKSELVSSMLKKKGVPHQVLNAKFHEQEAEIISHAGEKGMVTIATNMAGRGTDIKLGEGVVELGGLKIIGTERHESRRIDNQLRGRSGRQGDPGESTFFISLEDDLMRIFGSEKIQGVVEKLGLQEEEAIESKMVSKAIENAQKKVEGNNFDIRKQLLGYDDVMNIQREVIYKQRSEVLEGEDVKEEILSMTKDIIAEAVNTYVTGESEDYREEFLHLMVALQDICIAPGTVNLPSLENLSNEEIIESLFESARKFYEQKEEEFGAERLREVERVVLLRAVDTKWMNHIDNMDHLKQGIGLQSFKQIDPVQAYQMEGSEMFNDMIKAIKEETVRLLFHVRIEVAPERVRVAQETAAIHAESSSAAAPGPGQNQPGGPSAGPVAPVRNLDKHGRNELCPCGSGKKFKNCCGREA, encoded by the coding sequence ATGGGACTATTAAATGCCGTATTTGGAACATATAGTGAAAGAGAAGTTAAAAGGCTCAAACCTACTATACAAAAAATAAATGATCTAGATGAAGAGCTGCAAAAGCTTTCTGATGAGGAGTTAAAGGCAAAAACTCCAGCGTTTAAAGAAAGATTAGCAAATGGTGAAACATTAGATGATATTTTGCCAGAAGCATTCGCAGTTGTAAGAGAAGCTTCAAAAAGAGTTTTAGGAATGAAGCACTATGATGAACAACTTATGGGTGGTATGATACTTCACCAAGGTAGAATATCAGAAATGAAAACAGGTGAAGGTAAAACTCTAGTTGCTACTTTACCAGCGTACTTAAATGGGTTAAGTGGAAATGGTGTTCACATAGTAACAGTTAACGACTATCTTGCAAAAAGAGATGCTGAGCAGATGGGTGAGTTATATGGTTTCTTAGGATTGACTACAGGTGTTATTGTACATGAATTAAATAATGATCAAAGAAGAGAATCATATGCATCAGATATCACTTATGGAACTAATAATGAATTTGGATTTGACTACTTAAGAGATAACATGGTTATTTACAAAGAGGAAAGAGTTCAAAGACCATTAAATTTTGCTATAGTCGATGAAGTTGACTCAATATTAATAGATGAAGCTAGAACTCCGCTTATAATTTCAGGTCAAGGTGAAAAATCTACTGAATTTTATAAAGTTGCAGACTATTTTGCAAAGAAGTTAGTTGCAGAGAAAGATTTTACTAGAGATGAAAAAGCAAATGCAGTAATGTTAACTGATGAAGGTGTTAGAAAAGCAGAAGTAACCTTTAAAGTAGCCAATTATGCAGATGCTGAAAATATTGAATTACAACACTATGTAACTCAAGCGTTAAAAGCAAACTTTGCTATGAGAAGAGACAAAGATTACATGGTTAAAGATGGCGAAGTAATAATTGTTGATGAATTTACAGGAAGACTTATGGAGGGAAGAAGGTATTCAGATGGTCTTCATCAAGCGATAGAAGCTAAAGAAGGAGTTAAAATCGCTAGAGAATCAAAAACTTTGGCTACTATAACATTCCAAAACTATTTTAGAATGTATAAAAAGTTATCAGGTATGACTGGTACTGCATTAACAGAAGAAAATGAATTTAGAGAAATTTACGGGCTAGATGTTATTGTTATACCAACACATAGACCAATAGCAAGAAAAGATAATCCAGACTTAGTATTTAGCACAGAGCTTGGAAAAATAAAGGCAGTTGCTTCAGAGGTTGAAAAAGCTCATGCTAAAGGGCAACCAGTGTTAGTTGGTACAGTAAGTATTGAAAAGTCAGAACTTGTATCAAGTATGCTTAAGAAAAAAGGAGTACCACATCAAGTATTAAATGCTAAATTCCATGAACAAGAAGCTGAAATAATAAGTCATGCTGGTGAAAAGGGCATGGTTACTATAGCTACTAATATGGCAGGTAGAGGTACTGATATCAAGCTTGGCGAAGGTGTAGTTGAACTTGGTGGTCTTAAAATAATAGGTACTGAAAGACATGAATCAAGAAGAATAGATAACCAGTTAAGAGGACGTTCAGGAAGACAAGGAGATCCAGGTGAATCAACATTCTTTATTTCCTTAGAAGATGATCTAATGAGAATATTCGGATCAGAGAAGATTCAAGGTGTTGTTGAAAAATTAGGACTTCAAGAAGAAGAAGCAATTGAAAGTAAAATGGTTTCAAAAGCTATTGAGAATGCTCAAAAGAAGGTTGAAGGTAATAACTTTGATATTAGAAAACAATTATTGGGTTATGACGATGTAATGAATATCCAAAGAGAAGTTATCTACAAACAAAGATCAGAAGTTCTTGAAGGCGAAGATGTAAAAGAAGAAATATTATCAATGACAAAGGATATTATTGCTGAAGCTGTTAATACTTATGTTACAGGTGAATCAGAAGATTATAGAGAAGAATTCTTGCATCTAATGGTTGCTTTACAAGATATATGTATAGCTCCAGGTACAGTTAATTTACCTAGTCTTGAAAATCTGTCAAATGAGGAAATAATCGAAAGCTTATTTGAATCAGCACGTAAGTTCTATGAACAAAAGGAAGAAGAGTTTGGTGCAGAAAGATTAAGAGAAGTTGAAAGAGTTGTTCTTTTAAGAGCTGTTGATACTAAATGGATGAATCATATAGATAATATGGATCATTTAAAACAAGGTATAGGGCTTCAATCATTCAAACAAATTGATCCAGTTCAAGCGTACCAAATGGAAGGTAGCGAAATGTTTAATGATATGATTAAAGCAATCAAAGAAGAAACAGTTAGGCTGTTATTCCATGTTAGAATAGAAGTTGCACCAGAAAGAGTAAGGGTTGCTCAAGAAACTGCAGCAATTCATGCGGAATCTTCAAGTGCTGCGGCTCCAGGGCCAGGACAAAATCAACCAGGTGGACCTAGTGCAGGGCCAGTAGCTCCAGTTAGAAATCTAGATAAGCATGGAAGAAATGAATTGTGCCCTTGTGGTAGCGGTAAGAAATTTAAAAATTGTTGTGGAAGAGAAGCATAA